GGTGGGCTCGGACCACTTCCCCATCCTGGCGGAGCTGAGCTACGAACCCGATGCCTCCGCTACGCAGCCCGAGACGGCCGAGGAGCCCGGCGACCGCACCGAGGCGCGCGAGAAGGTGGAGGCCGAAGCCCACGCCGCCGCGACGGGCAGCGACCGCCCGGACGACGGATGAGCGCCCCGCCCGCGGAGCCGCGCGTCACCGCCGTGCAGCGCGCGCTGGCGTACGGGGTGCACGCGTACACCGCGAGCGGCATCGTCTTCGCCTTCCTCGCGGCGATGGAGATGTGCGGCCCGCGCCCCGACCCTCGCCGCGTCTTCCTCTGGCTCCTCGTCGCCGTGGCGGTGGACGCCAGCGACGGGCCGCTGGCGCGCGCGTTCGACGTGAAGCTGCGCGCCGACCGCGTGGACGGCCGCACCATCGACGACATCGTCGACTACTTCACCTTCACCTTCCTTCCGCTGCTCCTGGTCTGGCGGATGGGGTGGGTGCCGGCGCCGGGGCTGCTCTTCATCGGCCCCGCGCTCGTCGCCAGCCTCTTCGGCTTCGCGAACACCGGCGCGAAGGACGAGGGGGGCGGCTTCTTCCTGGGCTTCCCGAGCTACTGGAACGTCGTGGCGTTCTACGCGGGCGTCTTCTTCGACGTGCTGGGGCCGTGGGTGAACGCCGCCGTGATCCTGGCGCTCGCGCTGCTCACAGTGCTTCCGGTGCGCTTCATCTACCCCAACCTCGTGCCGCGCCCGTGGCGCACGCCCGTCCTCGCCGGCGCCGCCGTCTGGGCCGTCATGCTCGTCGCGATGGTGCCGCGCTACCCGCATCCCCCCGCCTGGCTCACCCTCGTCTCCACCATCTACCCGGTCTTCTATCTCGCCCTGTCGTTCTACCTCGACGCGAAAGGGCGGCGGGCGAGAAGGACAGCATAAACACGGGCTGGCTCCCTGTCACGGCTCTCGTTATAATGGATGGCGTACAGGGGCCCGCACTTCTCATGGTGACGAGAGAGACCGATGGATACGCTGTCAACGGATCGCCCGCCGAGGCATCCGGGCGAGGTGCTGCTGGAAGAGTTCATCAACCCGCTCGGGCTCTCGCTCGCCGAAGCGGCGCGGCGACTGCGCATCTCCTACCCGCGCCTGCACGAGATCATCCGCGGGAAACGGGCAGTCACGACCGACACGGCGCTGCGGATGGAGCGGCTGTTCGGGATCGATGCCAACTTCTGGCTCGACCTCCAGCGCGACTGGGACGTGTGGCGCGTGGTGCATTCCCCGGCGGCGAAGGACATGGAGCGGATCGAGGCGATGGAGACGCACGGGCGAATCGCCGCGCTCGATGGGGCGGTCCCCTCGCTGCCGCTTTCCCGCGCGCGCGCGACCTCCATCATCCAAGCCGCGGAGCCGGAGATTCGCGCGCTGGGCGTGCTGCGGCTGGCGCTGTTCGGGTCCGTCGTGCGCGACGAGGCGCGGCCGGACAGCGACGTGGACGTGCTGGTCCAGTTCGACGAGGAGCAGAAGACCTTCGCGAACTTCATGGCGCTCGCGGAGCTGCTGGAAGCGCGCCTCGGCCGCCGGGTGGAACTGGTGACCACCGAGGCACTGTCGCCGTACATCGGCCCCCACATCCTTGCCGAGGCGGCCGATGTCCTCCACGCCGCTTGAGTTCGTGCGGCACATTGCTGCGGAGGTGGACTACCTCGTCCCGCGCCCATGACGCACGC
The Longimicrobiaceae bacterium DNA segment above includes these coding regions:
- a CDS encoding HigA family addiction module antitoxin yields the protein MDTLSTDRPPRHPGEVLLEEFINPLGLSLAEAARRLRISYPRLHEIIRGKRAVTTDTALRMERLFGIDANFWLDLQRDWDVWRVVHSPAAKDMERIEAMETHGRIAALDGAVPSLPLSRARATSIIQAAEPEIRALGVLRLALFGSVVRDEARPDSDVDVLVQFDEEQKTFANFMALAELLEARLGRRVELVTTEALSPYIGPHILAEAADVLHAA